GCCCAGGGGGTTGGCACACCGGTCTGCGACGCCAATTTGATATCCATCGCCACAAAATCGAGCCAGGGCAACAGTTCGGCCAGCGCCTGCGGCAAGGTACCGTTGGTTTCGAGCTGCACCGGCAGCAGTCCCCGCAGCTGCGGCAACCAGTCGCGCAGCAACGCCCCATGCAGCAACGGCTCGCCACCGGTCAGCGCCAGGCTGTGATGGGCACCGGGAGCCTGCTGCAGCCAGTCACGGATCTGGCCCAGTACCATCGGCAGTGCCACCGGATTGGGCCAGAGAACAAACTGGCCACTGCCCGGCTGCTGTTCCACCCGACAATGCGCCGACGGCGCAAAATCGGTATCACAGTACGCACAACACAGATTGCAGCCAGCAAGGCGCAGGAAGATCTGGCGACAACCGATCAGCAGGCCCTCGCCCTGCACGGACGAAAAAAGTTCCAGCACTGGCGCCCCAGCGCCGGTTTCAGGTAAGGCTGTAGCTGGCACAGGCCTGATCCGATTCCCACACGGTAACCACCTCAACAGCAACATTGGCGCTATTAAGACAGGCGGATAACTGACCAAACAGGTAGCAGGCAATATTCTCCGACGAAGGACTCAGCTGGTTGAAGGGTTCCAATTCATTGAGATACTTGTGATCAAGCTGCGCCAGCACCTCCTTGGTGCGGGCCTTGAGAATCTTAAAATCGATTCCCAACCCGGCCTGATCGAGTTCCTGAGCACAGACCGTCACCTCGACCTTCCAGTTATGGCCATGCAGGTGTTCGCAATCGCCCTCGTAATGCATCAGGTTGTGAGCAGCAGCAAAATGGGTAAATATCTTCAGACGATACATCAGCTTTTCCTTTATAAACAAACGAAATCAGGGCTCTTCTTCCTCTTCTTCAATCGGGCTTGCGGCGGCCCCGGCAATGCGATAGTCGCCCGCCGCCCAGTTCCCTAGATCCAGCAGACGACAGCGCTCGCTGCAAAAGGGGCGCCACGGGTTATCCTGCCACAGACAGGATATGCCACAGATTGGACAACGAACCTTCAAAACGTTATTCTCCTTAGAAACTCGCCGGTCTGACCGGCTTCTCAGCCACAGGAGTTCATCCGCCATGCTCAACCCCCAGCTGCTCGATCCACAACTCTACCAAATCGATAGTCTGACCGATGAAATTCGTGCTGACCAGAACTGTGCCACCCTGCTGCGGCAGATTCATCAGCAGCTATTGCAACAGGGCGAGTCTCCACTGCAGGCCGGACTGCTGGCACGCGGCGCCGATTATTTTCTGCGCGACTTCCTCATCGGCCATCGACGGCAGAACATCCTCTGCCCACCCGCCGAGGCTGTCTGGCAGTTCGGCGGCCACTGGTATATCATCCAGAACCTGGAACCCGATCTCGATATCCTGATGGACATTCTGTCCGGCGTAGCCACGTTTTACCGCCTGTTACACGAACAGTTCCCTCTGCCACCCGCCACGTTGGAACGGCTACTGCAGGACTGCCACCAGCGGGACATTTATGCCTGTCGGCTCGAACAATTCTGGGGGCTGGCACCTGACGGCTACGACAAATGGCGGCAGGACTGCCCGCTGCCGCCCCTCAATTGACGGATCGCCAAGGTGTCCCCCTTAACATCGAGCCGCCGCTGCCCGGCGATACAGGCGACCAGCCTGGCCATCCTGATCTCCGGTCTGCTGGCGCTGGTCAAGGGCGCCATCGGCCTGACCAGCGGTTCACTGGCCCTGCTGTCATCGGCGATAGACTCCTGTCTCGATCTGTTGCTGTCGTTATGTAACTACCTGGCCCTGCGTCAATCCCGCAAACCGGCCGACGCCCGCCATCCCTACGGTCATGGCAAATTCGAAACCCTGGCCACCTTTGGCCAGAGTCTGGTAATCGGCGCCACCGGTCTGGCCATCATGACCGAGGCCGGAAAACGCCTGTACCAGCCACCGATGATGCTCGACAACCAGTGGCTCAACATCGGACTGGCCGTTCTGACGTTAAACCTGGTAGCCGCAGCCCTGCTCAGCCGACACCTTCGCCGCGTTGGTCACCAACTGGAATCCTCCGCCCTGCAAGCCGACGCCCTGCATTACGCTACCGATGTCTACAGCAATCTGGCCCTGCTGATCGGCCTGAGCTGCGCCCAACTGTTTGATCTGGCCTGGATGGACCCGCTGCTGTCCCTGCTGGTGGGTGGCTATATCCTTCGAGCGGCCTGGCCGCTACTGCGCGGCTGCCTCGACGAATTTCTCGATGTACGCCTGCCGGAGGATCAACTGCAGCAGGTACGGCGCTGCATTGAAGGATTCCGGCCGCGCATCACCGGCTATCATCACCTGCGCAGCCGGCGCACCGGGCGCCGCAAGATGATCGATTTCCACCTCAATGTCTGTCGCTTCAAGACCATTCAGGAGGCCCACGATCTGGCCGACCAGATTGAACGGGCCATTCAGCGACAGCTGCCCATGGCTGATGTCACCATCCATGTCGAACCAACTGACTGCGCCCAGTGCGGCCAGTGCGCTGATTGCCAGCTGACCTGTGAGCGGCGCTCAAGAACCGGGACGGGAGGCTGCGTGGCCCGCGACTGGTGATCGTCCCAGGGTCTGCGCAGCCAGGGCTAACGTCCCAGCATAATGCCGAGTTTTTCTGCCGCCCGCACCATATCCCCATCAGGATCAACCAGATTGAGCTGCCCGACCGCCTCGGCGATAGGCGTGGCCAGCACCTCACGACCGCGCAGCGCCACCATTTGGCCGTAGCGTCCTTCAGCGATCAGGTCGACCGCCTTGACACCAAAGCGGGTACCGAGAATGCGATCAAAAGGCGTCGGCGAGCCGCCGCGTTGGACATGGCCCAACACCACGGTGCGGACCTCCATATCGAGACAATGGGTCAGTTGATCGGCCACGGCATGGGCGATACCGCCAAGGCGCGGCACGCCACAACAGCTCTGGTCGGCACTGACCTGCAGAACCTGCTGACCATCACGCGCAAAGGCGCCTTCGGCCACCACCACGATGGAAAAACGGCTGCCGCCTGCCCGCCGGCGTTGGATGGCGGCACAGATCTTCTCGATATCGTAGGGGATCTCCGGCAGCAAAATCACGTCGGCGCCACCCGCCAAGCCTGATTCCAGCGCAATCCAGCCGGCATCGCGCCCCATCACCTCCACCACCATCACCCGCTGATGGCTCTCAGCCGTGGTATGCAGGCGATCAAGCGCCTCCGTCACCACACTGACTGCCGTGTTATAACCAAAGGTCACATCGGTAGCCCGCAGATCGTTATCAATGGTCTTGGGCACACCAACCACCTGCAATCCGAGTTCGTGCAGACGCTGGGCAATCTTGAGGGTGCCGTCACCGCCCACCGCCACCAGCGCCTCGGCACCCAGGGCACGAAAATTGTCCACCACCTGCTGCGACACATCGCGAAACACCGTCTGGCCATTTTCCTGCACCGGATAACTCAGCGGATTGCCACGATTACTGGTACCGAGTAAGGTTCCTCCCAGCTGCAGGACACCACGGACAGCTGCCAGATCAAGCTCGCGCACCCGCGGTCCATTGAGCAGGCCGTCAAAACCATCCTCGATGCCCAGCACCCGGAAACCATAGGTCTTGATCGCTGAACGAACCACGCCGCGAATCACCGCGTTAAGCCCAGGGCAATCGCCGCCACCGGTCAGAATGGCAATGGTTTTGGCCATGAAACCCTCCTTCGTCTAAGACCGGCTCAGCGGCCGGTTCCGTTATCCCCTGTCTGGGTGGCGATAGCCAGATCGGTCAGTCCCGCCTGGCGGGCTGCATCCATGATAGCCACCACCTGACCATGACGCGCCTGACGATCCGCCAGTAAAACAATCGCCGGGCGCGGCTGCTGACGCCCGAAATGGCGCAGTCGTTCCAGCAATTCAGCCTGCGACAACGCCACATCATCCAGTCGAAGCTGCCCCCTGTCGGTCAGATAAATCCGCACCTCGCGCGGCGCGGCAACAGAGGCGGTGTCCGAAGCCTGCGGCAGGTTGATGCCAATGCTGCCACGATCGAGGAAGGTCGTCGACACCATGAAAAAGATCAGCAGCAGGAACACCACATCGACCATCGAGGTCAGTTCGATGCGAATTTCCTCCCGCCGTTTTTTACGTCCGAATGCCATGCCCCGGATTCCGTCAGGCCGGCTCGGACAAATCGTCCGCCAGACGATCCACCAGCCGCAAGGAGTAATCCTCAAAATCGGCGGCAATACGATCCGCCCGGCTGGTCAGATACTTGTGCAGCAATATCACCGGAATCGCCACACTCAACCCGGTAGCTGTGGTGATCAGCGCTTCGGAAATGCCGCCACCCAGGGTTTCCGGGGTACCAACACCCTTGAGCGATAACTCGGTGAAGGCGCGGATCATGCCCAGAACGGTTCCCAGCAGACCCAGCAACGGGCTGATGGCGGCAATGGTTCCCAGCAGACCGAGATAACGTTCCAGTTCGGCCATGCGGCGCGACCCCACCTCTTCAACCAGCGTCTTAAGCCGTTCACGGCTGCGACCGGCTGCCTGCAAGGCCACCAGAAAGATATCGGACAGCAGAAACGGCCGTCCGGCGCAAAGGGCCCGCGCTTCGGTCAGATGCCGTTCCAGCACCATACGATCGACCTCGGCATACAGGCGGCGGCCACGCCGTTGCAACAGGACATAAGTCAGCAACCGTTCAAAAAATATGGCCAGGGCCAGCACCGAACATAACAGGATCGGGTACATCAGGGGGCCGCCCTTATGAAACAGTTCCAACATTCGTGGCAATCCTTATCTCAGGCCGGACGATCAGCGTTGTGAGCTCCAGCCGATGGCCTGTCGTCGTCAACAGGCGGCTCATCGACCGGTCCAGCCGGCAGTTCAATGACTGGTGCCGAGCGGGAGGGTTCCTCATCCGGCAGAAACTCGGCATCCGCTACCGGGTTCTGCTCATCAGCGGCCGGCGACAGGGCCTCAGCAGCTGGGCGAACCTCCGGGACCGGCCGCTGCGCCTCAGCGACCGGTGCAGCGGCTGCCTTTACTGTCGACGCTGGCGGAGCACTCGGCTGCGATTGCGGAGGGCTGCCGGCAGATTCCTTCTTCGGGGCAGTCCCGGCCTGACGCAGCTGCCGTTTGAGCTGGAGGATCTTCAGGCTGCTGGCGAAGGAAGCCGCGATCATGCCGAGAATAAAGGTACTGACCAGCAGCAGAAACAGCGGAATCTCCGGCGTCAGATAGGTATGGAACTTCACCGTCACCGGCAGCGGGTTATCCAGACTGAATTTGAAGACCAATGCCAATCCCACCAGGGCCAGCAGCATTTTGACGAATTTCATCATCCCCCTCCGATCGCGCTAAGGCTTGCATAAAAAGGCTGACGCCCGCCACAGGCGCAGCCCGAGAACGTTAGACGATTTGCTGGCAGGCGTCAATGTCGATCACCTCGGCCCGGACGTCCTGATCCCCCAGATACAGCAGGGCAGCGCTGCGACGCATGGCACCGCGGCCAGCCGTCAGACTGCCGGGATTGAGCAGCAGCAACGATCCGATGCGACGACAGAGCGGCACATGGCTGTGACCAAATACCAGCACATCGATGGTCTGATCGGCAAAGACCTGCAACACCCGCTGCTCCAGCCCGGCGGGCGGGCCCCAGCCATGGACCAGGCCAATACGCCAGCGACCGAAGCGCAGAAGACGGCGGGTTGGCAGGTCGGAGCCAGAATCGCAGTTTCCGGCGACAGCATACAGTGGCAACGGCGCGAACAGCAGCGCCGCATCGGGAGTCACCAGGTCGCCGGCATGAAGCACCGCGTCTGCCGTGGCAAAAGGGCCGGTCAACAGATTCCCGACCAGTTCCCGTCCGTCTGCCACGGTGCGCCAGTGGCTGTCCGATACCACCGCCAGTTTCATCACCACCTCGGACACACATGACCGCTCCAAAGAACAAAAGCGCCGCGGACGGCGCTTTCGGGAACGGCAGTAAAAATCATCAGGTCAGACTGTTTTCCATGCGAATCAGCAGACTCTGGCCCTCGACCACCGGCAGGGCATCGATGCGTTCCAGCGCCTGACGGATATTCCGTTCGCAGGCATCATGGGTAACCATGACAATAGGAACAAAACCTCCCACCTTGCGCTCGGACTGAATCATTGAGCTGATGCTGATGCCGCAATCTCCCAGCACACCGGAGATCTGGGCCAGCACACCCGGCACGTCCTTTACCAGAAACCGCAGATAATACTGGCTGACCACCTCGTCCATCGGCCGGACAGGCAACCGCGCCATGCTCAGCGGCGGATAACCCAGCGCCGCCGCGCGGCCCTGGCGGGCCAGGCTCATGACATCACCCATCACGGCACTGGCAGTGGCCTCCATGCCGGCCCCGCGGCCTATCAGCATCACCGGTCCGACAAAATCACCCATCAGCCGTACGCCGTTGAACACGCCACGCACATCGGCCAGCGGATAATGCTGCGGAATCATGGTCGGATGCACACGGGCTTCGATCACGCCATCCTCGCATTTACCAATAGCCAGCAACTTGATCTGGTAACCAAACTGGCGGGCGAACTGAATATCGAGGGCGCTGATGCGGGTAATACCCTCGGTATAGATCCGGTTAAAATCGATCCAGGTACCGAAGCACATGGAAATCAGGATGGCCAGTTTATGGGCAGTATCAATGCCCTCGATATCGAAGGTCGGATCGGCCTCAGCATAGCCAAGCCGCTGGGCATCCTGCAGCACCAGAGCAAAATCCTCGTTTTCCTCGGTCATGCGGGTGAGGATGTAATTGCAGGTTCCGTTGAGGATGCCGAACACACCACTGAAACGATTGGCTCCGAGGTTCTCGCGAATGGCGGACAGCACCGGGATACCACCGGCCACCGCCGCTTCAAACAGCAGCCGCACACCGTTTTCCTCCGCCGCCTTGAACAGTTCCTCACCGTAAAGGGCCAGCAGGGCCTTGTTGGCCGTCACCACATGCTTACCATTGTTCAGGGCAGTCAGCACAAAGGTGCGGGCCGGCTCGTAGCCGCCGATCAATTCGATGACCACATCGATTTGCGGATCGTTGAGAATACTCTGGGCGTCGGTGGTGAGACGGGCCGTCGTCGCCACACCGCGATCAGTCGTCACATCCAGATCGGCGATGGCCACCAATTCCAGAGCCATCCCCAGCCGCTGCCGCATCAGATCGGCATTGGTGTGAAATACCTTGGCCACACCGGTACCGATGGTGCCAAATCCCAGCAATCCTGCCTTTAACGTCTCCATGGGACTCCTTGTCGATGAAAGAGTAGCGAGGGCAACAGCTCTAGGGCTTCGGCCGTGTGTCGCCATGCTGGCGGGCAATCCGGTCGAGAACGCCGTTGAGAAAAGCCGGGGTATCGCTGGTACCATAGCGCTTGGCGATTTCAATGGCCTCATTGATCACCACCCGCGCCGGCGTCTGCGGCATATACAGCAACTCGAAGGTGGCCAGCCGCATCAACGACAGATCAAGCCGCGCCATACGCTCCAGCGACCAGTTACGCGACACCTGCATCAACAGCTGGTCAATCTCCTCCAGCTTGTCGTACACGCCGCGCACCAGCTCTTCGGCAAACTGCTTCACCGACAGCGCAAGCCCGACCGACGCAGCTTCGTCGGCCTCGCCCAACACATCATCGCGAAAACGGAAGCTGGCCCAGAAATCGGCCAACACCGCCTCCAGCGGCTGATCATGATCGTAGAGACTGTAAAGAATTTTAAGCGCGTACTCACGGCCCGCGCGGCGTGTCCCCTGTGCCATGTTAACCCAGCTGCTTCAACAGGTTGATCATTTCGATCAGCGTCATCGCCGCCTCGGCACCCTTGTTGCCGGCCTTGCTGCCGGCGCGTTCGATAGCCTGCTCAATGGTATCGGTCGTCAACACACCGAAAGCCACCGGCACACCGGTCGCCAGGCTGACCGATGCGATGCCCTTGGACACCTCGGCGCTGACATAATCGAAATGGGGCGTCGCACCGCGGATCACCGCACCCAGACAGATCACCCCATCATAACGGCCACTGGCCGCCAGACGCTGGGCCACCAGCGGGATTTCGAAGGCCCCCGGCACCCGCACGATACTGATCTGGTCATCGCTGGCGCCGTGGCGCTGCAGGCAGTCCAGAGCTCCTTCCACCAGTCGTTCACAAATAAAACTGTTGAAGCGACTTACCACCAGTGCGACCCGCTGGCCGCCAGCATCAAGTTGACCTGCGATCTGATGTGCCATGAATAATCTCTCCTTGGCTGCCGGAGGCGACAACCCAATTAAATTCCAGAAGATGTGAGCCGGGGGAAAGCTATCTGCTCATCTTGCAGGGGCTGAAAAAAGCCCTTCCTGCAGTCGTTACCGTATCCTGCTACAGGTGTTCGAGCAGATGTCCGAGCTTGTCCTTCTTGGTCTGCAGATAGCGTTTATTGACGCGATTGGCCGGCATTTCAATAGGCACCCGTTCGATCACCTCCAGACCATAACCCTGCAGGCCAACCATTTTCTTGGGGTTATTGGTCATCAGGCGAATCTGCCGCACCCCGAGATCCGCCAGAATTTGCGCACCGATGCCGTAATCGCGCATGTCGGGCTTGAACCCCAGCGCCTCATTGGCCTCAACCGTATCGTGACCGCAATCCTGCAGGGCGTAGGCCTTGAGCTTGTTGACCAGGCCGATTCCCCGTCCTTCCTGGCGCATGTAGATGATGACGCCGGAGCCGGCCTCGTCGATCTGGGCCATGGCCGCCTGCAACTGCTGGCCGCAGTCGCAGCGCTGTGAGCCGAACACATCGCCGGTCAAACATTCGGAATGCACCCGAACCAGCGTCGGCTGCTGCGGATCGATGGTGCCCTTGATCAACGCCACATGGTGGGCGTTATCAACGTCGTTTTCATAGACGATGGCCTTGAACTCACCGCCATACCAGGTGGGCAGCACCGTTTCGGCGCCACGCCGCACCAGCAATTCCTTGCGCATACGGTAGGCAATCAGGTCAGCAATCGAGATAATCTTCAGATCATGCTGCTCGGCGAACACCCGCAACTGCGGCATCCGGGCCATGGTGCCGTCATCGTTCATGATCTCACAGATCACCGCCGCCGGTTTGAGACCCGCCAGCCGTGCCAGATCGACAGAGCCCTCCGTCTGGCCGGTACGCACCAGCACTCCGCCCTTGCGCGCCCGCAACGGAAACACATGACCAGGCCGCGCCAAATCGCGCGGGCCGCTGGCGTCGTCGATAGCCACGCGGATGGTGTGGGCCCGGTCGGCCGCCGAGATGCCGGTAGTGACGCCCCGACGGGCCTCAATGGACACGGTGAAGGCGGTGCCGAAGGATGAGCTGTTGTCGGACACCATCAGGGGCAGTTCCAATTCGTCGGCCCGTTCTTCGGTCAGGGTCAGGCAGATCAGGCCGCGCCCTTCACGGGCCATGAAGTTGATGGCTTCCGGGGTCACCATCTCGGCCGCCATGGTCAGATCGCCCTCGTTTTCGCGATCCTCATCGTCGACCAGAATCACCATCCGGCCCTGACGCAGATCCTCCAGCGCCGCTTCAATTTTTGCGATAGGCACTTGCCCTCTCCTTTCCAGCTGTACGTGAAGATACGCGGCGGCCGCTCTCAGGCAAAGCCGTTGCTTATCAGCGTCTCCAGACTCAGGCCAGCAGGCGGCGCAGTCGCACCACAGGCCGGCTGAAGCAGTTTTTCGACATAGCGGGCCAACAGATCCGTTTCAATGTTGACCCGGGCGCCGACAGCATAGTGCTGCAGGCTGGTTTGTGCAAGACTGTGTGGAATCAGCGCCACACCAAAACCTGCCGCATCAACACTGTTGACCGTCAGGCTGACGCCATCAATGGCGATGGAACCCTTTTCAACCACATAACGCAAGGCAGCAGGGTCAAGAGCGAACAGGAAGCGTTCGGCGTTGCCATCACGAAAGCGGCGTTGCAGCACAGCGCAAGCATCGATATGACCGCTGACCAGGTGGCCGCCAAGCCGATCGGTCAGTCGCAGGGCCCGCTCCAGATTGACCGGGCTACCCGGCTGAAGGGCGCCAAGATTACTGCTTTGCAGGGTTTCCGGCGACACATCGGCAGCAAAGCCCCCGGCCAACCGCTCCACCACAGTCAGGCAGACACCGTTGACAGCAATGCTGTCTCCCAGGGCGATTTCTGCCAGCGGCAGGCGGCAATCCAGGACAATGCGGCAGGCACCGCCCCGTCGCACCAGTTGCCGCAGTCGCCCCACATCCTCGATCAGTCCGGTGAACACGCCAGCTCTCCTTCCAGCAGCAGATCATCGCCAAAGCGGCGCAGGCGGATATCCCGTACCGGCAAGGCGTCAGCCAGATCGAGCGGCCCCGGGCCATCGAACAGACCCTTGCCATCTCCACCGCCGAGCAACTTGGCTCCCAAATAGAGCATCAACCGGTCGATCAGACGCTGCTGCAAAAAAGCCTGATTCACCCGCGCGCCGCCTTCCACCAGCAAACTGAGCAGACCGCGGCGGCCCAGTTCGTCGAGCAGGGCCGGCAGAGACACACCGCCGGAGGCGTCCGCCGGCAATTCCAGCAGTTCGACTCCCGACCGGCCGGCCAGCGCGGCACGCCGAGCCGGACAGGCCAGCGCCGTGGTGGCAATCAGGGTCGGGGCCGGCGAATCCAGCGACAACAGCGCTGCCGAATCCGGTATGCGCAAGCGGCTGTCCAGCACCAGTCGCAGCGGATCGCGGCCGGCGGGGGCGCGACAGGTCAGGCGCGGATCATCGCGCAAAACAGTCCCGACACCGACAAGAATAGCATCCACGCGATCGCGCAGGCGGTGAACCTGTTCGCGACAGGCAGCGTTGGTAATCCACTGGGAAGCACCACTGGCTGTGGCGGTACGGCCATCGAGGGTCGCAGCAGTCTTAAGAATCACCAAGGGCCGACCACTGCGCTGATGCTTGGCAAACGCGGCGATCAGGCGGCGGGCCTGGGCTTCGAGGATACCACACTGCACCTGCAGCCCGGCCTGACGCAACCAAGCCAGACCACGACCGTTGACCTGCGGATTGGGATCGGCACAACCGACGAAAACCCGCCGTACGCCGGCAGCAATGATGGCGGCACAGCAGGGGCCGGTGCGCCCCTGATGGGAACAGGGTTCCAGCGTTACATACAAATCGGCGCCACGCGCCAGTTCACCCGCCTGCCGCAGAGCGAAGATCTCGGCGTGTGGCTCCCCGGCCCGTGGATGAAAGCCCTCACCGATCAGCTGGCCGTCCCGCACCAGCAGCGCTCCTACCGGCGGGTTGGGTGCCGTGCGCCCCTCGCCCCGACGAGCCAGCTGCAGCGCCCGCGCCATCCAGCGCCGCGGGCTGTCTGTCATCTCGGTCATGGACAGCGTTCCCGCTGCTTCTG
This genomic interval from Desulfuromonas thiophila contains the following:
- a CDS encoding 6-phosphofructokinase, yielding MAKTIAILTGGGDCPGLNAVIRGVVRSAIKTYGFRVLGIEDGFDGLLNGPRVRELDLAAVRGVLQLGGTLLGTSNRGNPLSYPVQENGQTVFRDVSQQVVDNFRALGAEALVAVGGDGTLKIAQRLHELGLQVVGVPKTIDNDLRATDVTFGYNTAVSVVTEALDRLHTTAESHQRVMVVEVMGRDAGWIALESGLAGGADVILLPEIPYDIEKICAAIQRRRAGGSRFSIVVVAEGAFARDGQQVLQVSADQSCCGVPRLGGIAHAVADQLTHCLDMEVRTVVLGHVQRGGSPTPFDRILGTRFGVKAVDLIAEGRYGQMVALRGREVLATPIAEAVGQLNLVDPDGDMVRAAEKLGIMLGR
- a CDS encoding riboflavin synthase, which codes for MFTGLIEDVGRLRQLVRRGGACRIVLDCRLPLAEIALGDSIAVNGVCLTVVERLAGGFAADVSPETLQSSNLGALQPGSPVNLERALRLTDRLGGHLVSGHIDACAVLQRRFRDGNAERFLFALDPAALRYVVEKGSIAIDGVSLTVNSVDAAGFGVALIPHSLAQTSLQHYAVGARVNIETDLLARYVEKLLQPACGATAPPAGLSLETLISNGFA
- a CDS encoding 7-carboxy-7-deazaguanine synthase QueE is translated as MLELFSSVQGEGLLIGCRQIFLRLAGCNLCCAYCDTDFAPSAHCRVEQQPGSGQFVLWPNPVALPMVLGQIRDWLQQAPGAHHSLALTGGEPLLHGALLRDWLPQLRGLLPVQLETNGTLPQALAELLPWLDFVAMDIKLASQTGVPTPWAAHDEFLRLAAQRCCWVKLVVGPGTATTELEQAAALVVQRAPAATLVLQPRTLDHRCSLSAAELLAMQTVVAGLGVEVRVIGQMHRYLGML
- the nusB gene encoding transcription antitermination factor NusB; the protein is MAQGTRRAGREYALKILYSLYDHDQPLEAVLADFWASFRFRDDVLGEADEAASVGLALSVKQFAEELVRGVYDKLEEIDQLLMQVSRNWSLERMARLDLSLMRLATFELLYMPQTPARVVINEAIEIAKRYGTSDTPAFLNGVLDRIARQHGDTRPKP
- the queD gene encoding 6-carboxytetrahydropterin synthase QueD; translation: MYRLKIFTHFAAAHNLMHYEGDCEHLHGHNWKVEVTVCAQELDQAGLGIDFKILKARTKEVLAQLDHKYLNELEPFNQLSPSSENIACYLFGQLSACLNSANVAVEVVTVWESDQACASYSLT
- a CDS encoding cation diffusion facilitator family transporter, with the protein product MSPLTSSRRCPAIQATSLAILISGLLALVKGAIGLTSGSLALLSSAIDSCLDLLLSLCNYLALRQSRKPADARHPYGHGKFETLATFGQSLVIGATGLAIMTEAGKRLYQPPMMLDNQWLNIGLAVLTLNLVAAALLSRHLRRVGHQLESSALQADALHYATDVYSNLALLIGLSCAQLFDLAWMDPLLSLLVGGYILRAAWPLLRGCLDEFLDVRLPEDQLQQVRRCIEGFRPRITGYHHLRSRRTGRRKMIDFHLNVCRFKTIQEAHDLADQIERAIQRQLPMADVTIHVEPTDCAQCGQCADCQLTCERRSRTGTGGCVARDW
- a CDS encoding metallophosphoesterase family protein, which encodes MSEVVMKLAVVSDSHWRTVADGRELVGNLLTGPFATADAVLHAGDLVTPDAALLFAPLPLYAVAGNCDSGSDLPTRRLLRFGRWRIGLVHGWGPPAGLEQRVLQVFADQTIDVLVFGHSHVPLCRRIGSLLLLNPGSLTAGRGAMRRSAALLYLGDQDVRAEVIDIDACQQIV
- a CDS encoding LapA family protein; amino-acid sequence: MKFVKMLLALVGLALVFKFSLDNPLPVTVKFHTYLTPEIPLFLLLVSTFILGMIAASFASSLKILQLKRQLRQAGTAPKKESAGSPPQSQPSAPPASTVKAAAAPVAEAQRPVPEVRPAAEALSPAADEQNPVADAEFLPDEEPSRSAPVIELPAGPVDEPPVDDDRPSAGAHNADRPA
- the ribH gene encoding 6,7-dimethyl-8-ribityllumazine synthase; translated protein: MAHQIAGQLDAGGQRVALVVSRFNSFICERLVEGALDCLQRHGASDDQISIVRVPGAFEIPLVAQRLAASGRYDGVICLGAVIRGATPHFDYVSAEVSKGIASVSLATGVPVAFGVLTTDTIEQAIERAGSKAGNKGAEAAMTLIEMINLLKQLG
- a CDS encoding DNA gyrase inhibitor YacG, which gives rise to MADELLWLRSRSDRRVSKENNVLKVRCPICGISCLWQDNPWRPFCSERCRLLDLGNWAAGDYRIAGAAASPIEEEEEEP
- a CDS encoding homoserine dehydrogenase, with amino-acid sequence METLKAGLLGFGTIGTGVAKVFHTNADLMRQRLGMALELVAIADLDVTTDRGVATTARLTTDAQSILNDPQIDVVIELIGGYEPARTFVLTALNNGKHVVTANKALLALYGEELFKAAEENGVRLLFEAAVAGGIPVLSAIRENLGANRFSGVFGILNGTCNYILTRMTEENEDFALVLQDAQRLGYAEADPTFDIEGIDTAHKLAILISMCFGTWIDFNRIYTEGITRISALDIQFARQFGYQIKLLAIGKCEDGVIEARVHPTMIPQHYPLADVRGVFNGVRLMGDFVGPVMLIGRGAGMEATASAVMGDVMSLARQGRAAALGYPPLSMARLPVRPMDEVVSQYYLRFLVKDVPGVLAQISGVLGDCGISISSMIQSERKVGGFVPIVMVTHDACERNIRQALERIDALPVVEGQSLLIRMENSLT
- a CDS encoding MotA/TolQ/ExbB proton channel family protein, encoding MLELFHKGGPLMYPILLCSVLALAIFFERLLTYVLLQRRGRRLYAEVDRMVLERHLTEARALCAGRPFLLSDIFLVALQAAGRSRERLKTLVEEVGSRRMAELERYLGLLGTIAAISPLLGLLGTVLGMIRAFTELSLKGVGTPETLGGGISEALITTATGLSVAIPVILLHKYLTSRADRIAADFEDYSLRLVDRLADDLSEPA
- a CDS encoding ExbD/TolR family protein; translation: MAFGRKKRREEIRIELTSMVDVVFLLLIFFMVSTTFLDRGSIGINLPQASDTASVAAPREVRIYLTDRGQLRLDDVALSQAELLERLRHFGRQQPRPAIVLLADRQARHGQVVAIMDAARQAGLTDLAIATQTGDNGTGR
- a CDS encoding bifunctional 3,4-dihydroxy-2-butanone-4-phosphate synthase/GTP cyclohydrolase II: MPIAKIEAALEDLRQGRMVILVDDEDRENEGDLTMAAEMVTPEAINFMAREGRGLICLTLTEERADELELPLMVSDNSSSFGTAFTVSIEARRGVTTGISAADRAHTIRVAIDDASGPRDLARPGHVFPLRARKGGVLVRTGQTEGSVDLARLAGLKPAAVICEIMNDDGTMARMPQLRVFAEQHDLKIISIADLIAYRMRKELLVRRGAETVLPTWYGGEFKAIVYENDVDNAHHVALIKGTIDPQQPTLVRVHSECLTGDVFGSQRCDCGQQLQAAMAQIDEAGSGVIIYMRQEGRGIGLVNKLKAYALQDCGHDTVEANEALGFKPDMRDYGIGAQILADLGVRQIRLMTNNPKKMVGLQGYGLEVIERVPIEMPANRVNKRYLQTKKDKLGHLLEHL